The following are encoded in a window of Actinomyces oris genomic DNA:
- the ileS gene encoding isoleucine--tRNA ligase produces the protein MAEKMADSTTADGSEPTGAAFYPLHRPGEQIDPSPSFPAIEEDVLAYWKADGTFQASIDNRAEPCDEFVFYDGPPFANGLPHYGHLLTGYVKDAVGRYQTQRGKRVERRFGWDTHGLPAELEAQRLLGIDDVTEITRPGGIGIEKFNEECRSSVLRYTKEWEDYVTRQARWVDFDNDYKTLDPDYMESVLWAFKQLWDKGLAYQGYRVLPYCWHDRTPLSNHELKMDDDVYQDRQDNTVTVGLRLEEPLRQGAERPELVLIWTTTPWTLPSNLAIAVGPDVEYAIVHVDEDLDSPVAGQDVVIAKDLLGSYARELGEDPQVLATCAGADLVGRRYHPIFDYFDDAAHRAEGAAPGPKAWTIIAADFVTTSDGTGLVHMASAFGEDDMIACSEAGIETVVPVDDGGCLTEEIRDYAGLQVFEANKPIVADLRDGTGPLARRDENQRAVLVRQASYVHSYPHCWRCRKPLIYKAVSSWFVRVSAIRDRMVELNQDIDWYPGHIKDGIFGKWLANARDWSISRNRFWGAPIPVWVSDNPDYPRTDVYGSYAELERDFGVKVTDLHRPFIDTLVRPNPDDPTGKSMMRRIPDVLDCWFESGSMPFAQVHYPFENVEWFESHYPGDFIVEYIGQTRGWFYTLHVLATALFDRPAFTSCVSHGILLGNDGAKMSKSLRNYPDVSMVFDRDGADAMRWFLLSAPVMRGGNLVVTDKAIRDTVRQVVLPLWNTWYFFALYAGQVGQSGYVTSGVDLDDASLFAKHGGLHVMDRYVLARTKDLTETVAAQMDGYDITGACATIRDFLDVLTNWYLRTSRQRFTDGETTAFDTLATVLRVLTEVMAPLAPLVSEEIWRGLTGGRSVHLTDWPVLPGHVANAELVAAMDEARAAVSAALSLRKAEKLRVRQPLRSLTIATADPAGLAPFRELVAEEVNVKEVRVLDAESAGYEARTDLALNPRAFGPEVRKLTSKLFAAVKAGQWELTEDGDVRFNDVLLDGAPVVLEAEDSAFTLATRIEVDDDSLAATMLPSGAFVVLETALDDALEAEGWARDLVRLVQDERKASGLHVGDRIRLELRVPEDKGAWTGAHLDLIKREVGCVDASVVADPAVKEPTATVEKVTEARES, from the coding sequence ATGGCTGAGAAGATGGCTGACAGCACCACCGCCGACGGCAGCGAGCCGACCGGCGCCGCCTTCTACCCCTTGCACCGCCCGGGGGAGCAGATCGACCCCTCGCCCTCCTTCCCCGCCATTGAGGAGGACGTCCTGGCCTACTGGAAGGCCGACGGCACCTTCCAGGCCTCCATCGACAACCGCGCCGAGCCCTGCGACGAGTTCGTCTTCTACGACGGACCGCCCTTCGCCAACGGCCTGCCCCACTACGGCCACCTGCTGACCGGCTACGTCAAGGACGCCGTCGGGCGCTACCAGACCCAGCGCGGCAAGCGCGTCGAGCGCCGCTTCGGCTGGGACACCCACGGCCTGCCCGCCGAGCTCGAGGCCCAGCGTCTGCTCGGCATCGACGACGTCACCGAGATCACCCGCCCCGGCGGCATCGGCATCGAGAAGTTCAACGAGGAGTGCCGCAGCTCCGTCCTGCGCTACACCAAGGAGTGGGAGGACTACGTCACCCGCCAGGCCCGCTGGGTCGACTTCGACAACGACTACAAGACCCTCGACCCCGACTACATGGAGTCGGTGCTGTGGGCCTTCAAGCAGCTGTGGGACAAGGGGCTGGCCTACCAGGGCTACCGCGTCCTGCCCTACTGCTGGCACGATCGCACCCCCTTGAGCAACCACGAGCTCAAGATGGACGACGACGTCTACCAGGACCGCCAGGACAACACGGTCACGGTGGGCCTACGCCTGGAGGAGCCGCTGCGCCAGGGCGCCGAGCGCCCCGAGCTGGTCCTCATCTGGACCACCACCCCCTGGACGCTGCCCTCCAACCTGGCCATCGCCGTGGGGCCCGACGTCGAGTACGCGATCGTCCACGTCGACGAGGACCTCGACTCACCCGTCGCCGGCCAGGACGTCGTCATCGCGAAGGACCTCCTGGGCTCCTACGCCCGCGAGCTCGGCGAGGACCCGCAGGTGCTGGCCACCTGCGCCGGGGCCGACCTGGTGGGGCGGCGCTACCACCCGATCTTCGACTACTTCGACGACGCCGCCCACCGTGCCGAGGGCGCTGCCCCGGGGCCGAAGGCCTGGACGATCATCGCCGCCGACTTCGTGACCACCTCCGACGGAACCGGCCTGGTGCACATGGCCTCGGCCTTCGGTGAGGACGACATGATCGCCTGCTCCGAGGCCGGCATCGAGACGGTCGTGCCCGTCGACGACGGCGGCTGCCTGACCGAGGAGATCCGCGACTACGCCGGGCTGCAGGTCTTCGAGGCCAACAAGCCCATCGTCGCCGACCTGCGCGACGGCACCGGCCCCCTGGCCCGCCGTGACGAGAACCAGCGGGCCGTCCTGGTGCGCCAGGCCTCCTACGTGCACTCCTACCCGCACTGCTGGCGCTGCCGCAAGCCGCTCATCTACAAGGCCGTCTCCTCCTGGTTCGTGCGCGTCTCGGCGATCCGCGACCGCATGGTCGAGCTCAACCAGGACATCGACTGGTACCCCGGCCACATCAAGGACGGCATCTTCGGCAAGTGGCTGGCGAACGCGCGTGACTGGTCGATCTCCCGCAACCGTTTCTGGGGCGCGCCCATCCCGGTGTGGGTCAGCGACAACCCCGACTACCCGCGCACCGACGTCTACGGCTCCTACGCCGAGCTCGAGCGCGACTTCGGTGTCAAGGTCACCGACCTGCACCGCCCCTTCATCGACACCCTCGTGCGGCCCAACCCCGACGACCCCACGGGTAAGTCCATGATGCGCCGCATCCCCGACGTCCTGGACTGTTGGTTCGAGTCCGGCTCCATGCCCTTCGCCCAGGTGCACTACCCCTTCGAGAACGTCGAGTGGTTCGAGTCGCACTATCCGGGCGACTTCATCGTGGAGTACATCGGCCAGACCCGCGGCTGGTTCTACACCCTCCACGTCCTGGCCACCGCCCTGTTCGACCGGCCCGCCTTCACCTCCTGCGTCTCCCACGGCATCCTCCTGGGTAACGACGGGGCGAAGATGAGCAAGTCGCTGCGCAACTACCCGGACGTCTCCATGGTCTTCGACCGCGACGGGGCCGACGCCATGCGCTGGTTCCTGCTCTCGGCGCCGGTCATGCGCGGAGGCAACCTCGTGGTCACCGACAAGGCCATCCGCGACACCGTGCGCCAGGTGGTGCTGCCGCTGTGGAACACCTGGTACTTCTTCGCCCTCTACGCGGGCCAGGTGGGTCAGTCCGGCTACGTCACGAGCGGCGTCGACCTGGACGACGCGAGCCTGTTCGCCAAGCACGGCGGCCTGCACGTCATGGACCGCTACGTCCTGGCCCGCACCAAGGACCTGACCGAGACGGTGGCCGCCCAGATGGACGGCTACGACATCACCGGGGCCTGCGCCACGATCCGCGACTTCCTCGACGTGCTCACCAACTGGTACCTGCGCACCTCGCGCCAGCGCTTCACCGACGGCGAGACGACCGCCTTCGACACCCTGGCCACCGTGCTGCGGGTGCTCACCGAGGTCATGGCGCCGCTGGCGCCGCTGGTGAGCGAGGAGATCTGGCGTGGCCTGACCGGTGGGCGCTCCGTGCACCTGACCGACTGGCCCGTGCTGCCCGGGCATGTCGCCAATGCCGAGCTCGTGGCGGCCATGGATGAGGCCCGAGCCGCGGTCTCGGCCGCCCTGAGCCTGCGCAAGGCCGAGAAGCTGCGCGTGCGCCAGCCGCTTCGCAGCCTGACCATCGCTACCGCCGACCCGGCCGGGCTGGCCCCCTTCCGCGAGCTCGTGGCCGAGGAGGTCAACGTCAAGGAGGTGCGGGTCCTGGACGCCGAGTCCGCCGGCTACGAGGCCCGAACGGACCTGGCCCTCAACCCGCGCGCCTTCGGCCCCGAGGTCCGCAAGCTCACCTCCAAGCTCTTCGCCGCCGTCAAGGCGGGCCAGTGGGAGCTCACCGAGGACGGGGACGTGCGCTTCAACGACGTCCTGCTCGATGGCGCCCCCGTGGTCCTGGAGGCGGAGGACTCCGCCTTCACCCTGGCCACCCGCATCGAGGTCGACGATGACTCCCTGGCCGCCACCATGCTGCCCTCGGGGGCCTTCGTGGTCCTGGAGACGGCCCTCGACGACGCCCTGGAGGCCGAGGGCTGGGCCCGCGACCTGGTGCGTCTGGTCCAGGACGAGCGCAAGGCCTCCGGCCTGCACGTGGGGGACCGGATCCGCCTGGAGCTGAGGGTTCCGGAGGACAAGGGCGCCTGGACCGGTGCCCACCTGGACCTCATCAAGCGGGAGGTCGGTTGCGTGGACGCCTCCGTTGTGGCCGACCCGGCCGTGAAGGAGCCCACCGCCACGGTTGAGAAGGTCACCGAGGCGAGGGAGAGCTGA
- a CDS encoding ATP-grasp fold amidoligase family protein has protein sequence MKQAIYHRNCHLSPPQYRAALKHWYWLFKGRPCHLEAPRTMTDKIHWLKLYDSTPLKGRLADKFLVREWVADTVGEEYLVPLLGVWDSPDEIDFASLPTSFVLKATHGSGWNILVPNKSALDEEWARGRLKEWLGLRQAMKGGFELHYEYCEPRIVCERFLRDCTGGLRDYKFMVFDGVVQFAFTVDRRAGLAMRGTYLPDWTRAPFEYTCEAVRAPDVPPPSGLETMLRLASRLGKGFACARVDFYQVRGRVYFGEITFTDADGLSEFAPARYNRIFGDRIVLPEKKSFKGIIL, from the coding sequence TTGAAGCAGGCGATCTACCACCGCAACTGTCACCTGTCGCCGCCCCAGTACCGTGCGGCCCTCAAACACTGGTACTGGCTCTTCAAGGGACGCCCCTGCCACCTGGAGGCGCCGCGCACCATGACTGACAAGATCCACTGGCTCAAGCTCTATGACTCCACACCCCTCAAAGGGCGTCTGGCGGACAAGTTCCTGGTGCGCGAGTGGGTCGCCGACACGGTGGGGGAGGAGTACCTCGTACCTCTGCTGGGTGTGTGGGACTCGCCTGATGAGATCGACTTCGCCTCCCTGCCGACCAGCTTCGTCCTCAAGGCCACGCACGGCTCGGGGTGGAACATCCTCGTACCGAACAAGAGTGCTCTTGATGAGGAGTGGGCCCGTGGACGCCTCAAGGAGTGGCTCGGCCTGCGCCAGGCGATGAAGGGCGGCTTCGAACTGCACTACGAGTACTGTGAGCCGCGCATCGTGTGCGAGCGCTTCCTGCGTGACTGCACAGGGGGCCTGAGGGACTACAAGTTCATGGTGTTCGACGGCGTCGTCCAGTTCGCCTTCACCGTGGACAGGCGTGCGGGGCTCGCGATGCGGGGGACCTACCTGCCGGACTGGACCCGAGCCCCCTTCGAGTACACCTGCGAGGCTGTCCGTGCCCCGGACGTTCCCCCGCCGAGCGGCCTGGAGACCATGCTCCGGCTCGCCAGCAGGCTCGGGAAGGGGTTCGCCTGCGCGCGCGTTGACTTCTACCAGGTGCGGGGACGTGTCTACTTCGGTGAGATCACCTTCACTGACGCCGATGGGTTGTCTGAATTTGCTCCCGCTCGCTACAACCGCATATTCGGTGATCGAATCGTCCTTCCTGAGAAGAAGTCGTTCAAGGGCATCATCCTGTGA
- a CDS encoding aldo/keto reductase, translated as MTDAHPRMALGTMHFGTRLPATQSREILDAYLDLGGQWIDTANCYAFWGAESGLGGQSETVIGQWLADRGVRDQVRISTKVGAEPTRPHGFPGAVEGLGRETVNQAIRDSLQRLQTERLDMYWAHMEDREQPVADVAETFGALVDQGLTARIGLSNHPAWYAAAANVHAQQRGSAGFSALQLRESYLHPRPDTPVEGEDHPHGMMTIESKDLAERCGLDLWAYTPLLTGAYEHPERPLPEAYRHPGTDKRLTALRTWSERLARKPSQVVLALLNAQQPTITPIVGVSSVAQLTDAIEATRFSLPQEAVEELNAAG; from the coding sequence ATGACTGACGCACACCCCCGCATGGCGTTGGGCACCATGCACTTCGGAACCCGCCTGCCTGCCACCCAGTCCCGTGAAATCCTCGACGCCTACCTGGATCTGGGCGGCCAGTGGATCGACACCGCGAACTGCTACGCCTTCTGGGGAGCCGAGTCCGGCCTCGGGGGCCAGAGCGAGACCGTGATCGGCCAGTGGCTCGCTGATCGCGGCGTGCGTGACCAAGTGAGGATCAGCACCAAGGTCGGTGCGGAGCCGACCCGCCCCCACGGCTTCCCTGGCGCCGTGGAAGGTCTCGGCAGGGAGACCGTCAACCAGGCCATCCGGGACAGTCTGCAGCGCCTGCAGACGGAGCGCCTCGACATGTACTGGGCCCATATGGAGGACCGGGAGCAGCCGGTCGCGGATGTTGCTGAGACCTTCGGCGCCCTGGTTGACCAAGGGTTGACCGCACGGATCGGGCTGTCCAACCACCCGGCCTGGTACGCCGCCGCAGCCAACGTGCACGCCCAGCAGCGGGGCTCAGCCGGCTTCAGCGCCCTGCAGCTGCGGGAGTCGTACCTCCACCCGAGGCCGGATACTCCAGTTGAGGGCGAGGACCACCCTCACGGGATGATGACCATCGAGAGCAAGGACCTCGCCGAGCGCTGCGGCCTGGACCTGTGGGCCTACACGCCGCTGCTCACCGGCGCCTACGAGCACCCAGAACGTCCGCTGCCTGAGGCCTACAGGCACCCGGGGACTGACAAGCGGCTGACAGCGCTGCGCACGTGGTCGGAGCGTCTTGCCAGGAAGCCGAGCCAGGTCGTCCTGGCCCTTCTCAACGCCCAGCAGCCGACCATCACCCCGATCGTGGGCGTCAGCAGCGTCGCCCAACTCACTGACGCCATCGAGGCCACGCGCTTCAGCCTCCCTCAGGAGGCCGTCGAGGAGCTCAACGCAGCCGGCTAG